ATTCCACTTCCATCTGATTTATATAGGTCCACGCTGGTCTACTAAATGTACCATAATTGACCGACCCATTAAACATTAATTTGGTAAGTTGGGATACGGGATTCCATGGGAACAAAATACAATTGTATTAGTGAacagaataaatatttagtttaatacAGTATAGTATTTACTATATAGTAAACTCTTCATCTTATTGTGAAACTGATTTTTTACCTAATTTAGGAGAGTATACTCGGGAAGATCAAACAAATCTTTTGACAAGTGATATAAAAGTGTCCAAATAGGAACATGACACTGATAAATCTTGTCATGGAATTTGGATGAGACTCTTTGTCCTTTGTGGCTAATTTTCCGTAAATAATTTGTTCTCGTTCTCCTTTTTCTTCGccccttttccttttcttttgtttgaattttCTTGTTAGCTGATTAGAATCTCGTATGagatgaaaaaacaaaaaaaatgatcgTCGGCTTGTGTTTGTCTCGGAACCTCCAAATCAAATGGTCAAAGTCGATAGCTATCTGTTCACCTATAATAATAAGCTCTCTCAGTGatgtaaattataattaatattttcaagaagtatataatattatttaaccaAAAAAGAAGACGATGAATTTAGTATCGAATGGAGAAACAACCGCAGTGAGAGAGCATAGAGAGAGAAAGCAGAGAGAGAAAGCAGATCTGGTTTTGGGTCCGGCGtacggccggcgcgtgagcgttCGTGCCGTCGCCGGAGCCCATTTTCTTTAGGTTAAAATCGTTTCCCGACTTCCTTTTCACCTCCTCTTCCTATTCATTTTGTCGGAGCTCTGTCCAGTTCCAAACCGGAGTGGTCAACTCGGGGAGTGAACAGATCCACATGGTGGCGCGGTGGCTGGAGTAACGACGCGACTGGGTGAAGGGTGAGGTGGGGTGATGTCGGTTTGTCAGATTAGGGTTTCCCGGGAGGTGGAGGCTCCTTCAGATCCATCGCCGCCGGTCTAGTTTCCGGGAGGCGGAGGCTTCGTTAGCTCCGCTTTCGCCGGCTTGGGTTTCCGGGGGGTGAAGGCGGTCTTTGCCTTGCGCCGCCGGCTTTTAGTCCCCTAGGTTTGTTAGGGTTTTGTTTTTATCTCTGGTTTTTGCGGTTTCAGTTTGGTCTAGTTGGAGGAGTTCGCGTCGGAAGCCGTTCGAAGTTCTCCGTTGTTGAAGGTGTGGTTCTGCCGGCGAAGCTTTCTTCCCAGTTCCGGTGACGAAAGGAGGCGGATGAGATCTCGGTTTACCGATTGATCTATCCACTATTGGGAACTCGCGGTTGGAAGTGTTTGCGGCGATGAGGCTTGGAAGCCAGTGAGTTACGGTTCTTCCGGTGGATCGTCGGTTTGATCACCGGGGACGGCTGGAAACGGGGGCACGCCGTGAGCGAACGGAGGCACCGTTTTTAGTTTTCTCTAGGGTTTCGTTTGGTGGACCTTGGGCTTTTTTGTTGTAATTCTGGGCTTGGCCCTTTTAGTAATAATATCAACtcttgacggaaaaaaaaaaaaaaaatttagtatcgaatgtttaatataaaaacGGACACCATATTTAAATATGCTGTACCCTTTTTGATTTTTCAGTCTCCATCAATCCTCAAAGTTCACATTCAGACTACAGACAACGTAAATAAAAAGGCGTACCatctttgctttttctttttatttcctCGCGCACTTTCCACGCATTATTacaccaaaagaaaagaaaatctgcATACACAATCTCacacatctctctctctacgagCTCTAGATATCAAAACTCATTTCTTGATCTTCAAAGAGCTCCTCAGTTCAAAATATCAAAGAACTTTTTTTCTGTGTTGTTGTTTTGTTGTATTATTGAATACACATACAATCCTATATTTGGTATAACATGTGATGAGATCTCCTCACATCATcaatccacttcttctcttcttcttcctttctctAGTCCTTCAAAGCCATCAAAGAACCACTGATCAAACTCATAGGACCGGCTCCACTGATCAACACGTCAATGATGTGGCGGTGACTTCGCCAGAAGGGACAAGAAGAGAGAAGTTTCGAGTTCGGCGGCCCATGACCGCATGGCGGAAGGGGAAGATGCTCAATGACAATGAACACGGAGTCCCAAGTGGTCCAAATCCCATCTCCAATAGGTAGAAATGTGTAAAATGTTTATTACAGAGCTTGTTGTATGAATATTTTGCCTAGTATTCTAGTGTATCTCTTTGCTTATGAGGTCGCACGTACAAAAGTCATCGAATGTTACCTGACTTttattcaaagtttcaaacttccaattttgcaagaaaaaatgttttgtggGTGTTACATGAATATACATACataaaaagaagatatatataaatatacatatcacATAGATATATTATCAGTGTATCCAAAGTTTGATTTCATACGTCTGTCTAAACAATCCACGACGGGGTAGTGGTTGAGTTCTTTAAGCGAGTTAATCTCTAAATGTATCTGCGAGGAACtactttttctttaaaagaatTATAATGAGATCCTAAAGTGTATAAAACACGGCACCAGTAATAAAACAAGATTATTTGACAGAATATTAAAACTTTACGTGAAGTTTTTACATTCtttaaaactgaaatatatatCTTATAAGTATATTTTAGCATAGTAAAGAATTATGCAAAAATAGCAACaaagaaacaattttaaaacaaaaatacgtCCACATGCCTGGGGATCCCCCGGGTTATAAGAAAGGTGTAGAAACAAATATGTACACACGCATAAACATAT
This DNA window, taken from Brassica napus cultivar Da-Ae unplaced genomic scaffold, Da-Ae ScsIHWf_232;HRSCAF=398, whole genome shotgun sequence, encodes the following:
- the LOC125600632 gene encoding CLAVATA3/ESR (CLE)-related protein 42-like, which codes for MRSPHIINPLLLFFFLSLVLQSHQRTTDQTHRTGSTDQHVNDVAVTSPEGTRREKFRVRRPMTAWRKGKMLNDNEHGVPSGPNPISNR